The Microbacterium horticulturae genome has a window encoding:
- a CDS encoding CoA transferase, with amino-acid sequence MPPSETAPGRLLRGIWNALERPESELSGAVGPRHPVPLPAHTDVPALAWSAVAAASCAAASLTGRAVHTVDPDRVAVAYRSRVEIDGVEPAMFSPMSGFFRTVDGWVRTHANYPHHSAALRLGFGLSETATREQFAERLIALPTDQAVELARRAGALCVPVRTENPREDERLRSAPVIELRHLADAEPRPLPGRSAHAPLRGVRVLDLTRVIAGPVGTRTLAFLGADVLRIDPPHLPELEPQHFDTGHGKRSALLDLASPEGLRRFDELLADADVVALGYRPSGLTRLGITPHALARQRPGLIVAQHSAWSDPDRRGFDSLVQPASGIALVEGTPEAPGTLPVQALDHTTGYLLAAGVMTALARRSAEGGSWLVSTSLRRIAAELLGLPHSPTVRAAQAPSWERHSQTFEVDGRRITTAAPAIAYPGGPSRFRAPRPWGGDRAEWSA; translated from the coding sequence ATGCCGCCATCGGAGACCGCACCGGGCAGGCTTCTGCGCGGTATCTGGAACGCACTGGAACGGCCTGAATCCGAGCTCTCCGGCGCGGTCGGCCCGCGGCATCCCGTCCCCCTTCCCGCGCACACCGACGTTCCGGCCCTCGCCTGGAGCGCCGTCGCCGCCGCGTCTTGCGCCGCTGCGAGCCTCACCGGCAGGGCGGTCCACACGGTGGACCCCGATCGTGTCGCGGTCGCCTATCGCAGCCGCGTCGAGATCGACGGGGTCGAGCCCGCCATGTTCTCGCCGATGTCGGGCTTCTTCCGCACCGTTGACGGCTGGGTGCGCACACATGCGAACTATCCGCACCACAGCGCGGCGCTCCGGCTCGGGTTCGGCCTGAGCGAGACGGCGACGCGCGAGCAGTTCGCCGAGCGCCTCATCGCTCTTCCCACCGACCAGGCCGTCGAGCTCGCGCGTCGCGCGGGCGCTCTGTGCGTACCCGTGCGGACCGAGAATCCTCGAGAGGACGAGCGGCTGCGCTCCGCCCCCGTCATCGAGCTGCGTCATCTCGCCGATGCCGAGCCGAGGCCGCTGCCGGGCCGGTCTGCCCACGCTCCCCTGCGCGGGGTGCGCGTCCTCGATCTCACGCGGGTGATCGCCGGCCCCGTCGGCACACGCACCCTCGCGTTTCTCGGCGCCGACGTCCTGCGGATCGACCCACCGCACCTGCCCGAGCTCGAGCCGCAGCACTTCGACACCGGCCACGGCAAGCGGTCGGCGCTCCTCGACCTCGCTTCTCCCGAGGGGCTGCGCCGGTTCGACGAACTCCTCGCCGACGCCGACGTCGTCGCACTGGGCTACCGTCCCTCGGGTCTCACGCGGCTCGGAATCACTCCGCACGCCCTCGCCCGGCAGCGACCCGGGCTCATCGTCGCGCAGCACTCGGCCTGGAGCGATCCCGATCGGCGCGGGTTCGACAGTCTTGTCCAGCCTGCGAGCGGCATCGCACTCGTCGAGGGCACGCCCGAGGCGCCGGGCACCCTGCCGGTCCAGGCGCTCGACCACACGACGGGCTACCTTCTCGCCGCGGGCGTGATGACGGCCCTGGCACGGCGCAGCGCGGAAGGCGGGTCATGGCTCGTCTCGACATCACTGCGCCGTATCGCGGCGGAACTCCTCGGCCTGCCGCACTCCCCCACGGTTCGCGCCGCCCAAGCGCCCTCGTGGGAACGACACTCGCAGACGTTCGAGGTCGACGGACGACGCATCACGACCGCGGCACCCGCCATCGCATACCCGGGCGGACCGAGTCGGTTTCGCGCGCCGCGCCCCTGGGGCGGCGACCGTGCGGAGTGGTCCGCCTGA
- a CDS encoding UdgX family uracil-DNA binding protein (This protein belongs to the uracil DNA glycosylase superfamily, members of which act in excision repair of DNA. However, it belongs more specifically to UdgX branch, whose founding member was found to bind uracil in DNA (where it does not belong), without cleaving it, appears to promote DNA repair by a pathway involving RecA, rather than base excision.): protein MDDPDRPGAGAWLPATDDIEGLCEAAQSCRGCELWREATQTVFGDGSAPAELMLVGEQPGDREDLAGEPFVGPAGHVLHDALEAAGIRPDSVYTTNAVKHFRFEQRGKRRIHQSPQVAHIRACHPWLEAEVGAVDPRTIVCLGATAARAVLGRTVRIGQERGRMQEAEGRRVMVTAHPSAILRVRDERERASAFDALVADLRAAVA, encoded by the coding sequence ATGGATGACCCGGACCGCCCGGGGGCGGGGGCATGGCTGCCGGCGACGGACGACATCGAAGGGCTTTGCGAGGCGGCCCAGAGCTGTCGGGGCTGTGAGCTCTGGCGCGAAGCGACGCAGACGGTGTTCGGTGACGGATCCGCGCCGGCGGAGCTCATGCTCGTGGGCGAACAGCCCGGCGACCGTGAAGATCTCGCGGGCGAGCCGTTCGTCGGGCCGGCCGGTCATGTGCTCCATGACGCGTTGGAGGCCGCGGGGATTCGGCCGGACAGCGTCTACACGACCAATGCGGTCAAGCATTTCCGCTTCGAGCAGCGGGGAAAGCGCCGCATCCATCAGAGCCCCCAGGTCGCGCATATCCGAGCCTGTCACCCGTGGCTGGAGGCGGAGGTGGGCGCTGTGGACCCGCGAACCATCGTCTGTCTCGGTGCGACCGCTGCGCGTGCCGTGCTGGGGCGGACAGTGCGCATCGGACAGGAGCGGGGCCGCATGCAAGAGGCCGAGGGCCGGCGGGTCATGGTCACGGCGCATCCCTCGGCGATCCTGCGCGTCCGCGACGAGCGCGAGCGCGCGAGTGCCTTCGACGCGCTCGTCGCAGACCTCCGGGCCGCGGTCGCCTGA
- a CDS encoding DUF4184 family protein encodes MPFTPSHAIVALPFTRTPLAPAAVAVGAMTPDLPLFLRGTAVDYGWTHDPAWLPVTVLLAAVLLLVWRCILRPAARELVPAFVACRLPAQWDAGAADAARETFSRRGVRRASATSILLLVAALAIGVASHLAWDAFSHEGRLGVELVPALNASWGSLPGYKWIQHGSSIIGLVVLAVWAALWWRRTPPRPLRRMTAEWMPWAWLAALPLALVAAWFIGLAVYGPLTPTFTTAHLAYRVLPPACAIWGVLTLLACGAVQLRRRAF; translated from the coding sequence ATGCCGTTCACGCCCAGCCACGCGATCGTCGCGCTCCCGTTCACGCGGACGCCGCTGGCGCCCGCTGCGGTCGCGGTGGGCGCCATGACGCCGGACCTGCCGCTGTTCCTGCGTGGCACGGCGGTCGACTACGGGTGGACGCATGATCCCGCCTGGTTGCCGGTGACGGTCCTGCTGGCGGCGGTGCTCCTGCTGGTGTGGCGGTGCATCTTGCGCCCTGCGGCCCGTGAGCTCGTGCCGGCGTTCGTCGCGTGCCGGCTTCCGGCCCAGTGGGATGCCGGCGCTGCCGATGCCGCGCGCGAGACGTTCTCACGTCGTGGCGTGCGGAGGGCATCGGCCACCAGCATCCTGCTCCTGGTCGCGGCTCTCGCGATCGGCGTCGCCTCGCACCTGGCCTGGGATGCTTTCAGCCATGAAGGCAGGCTCGGCGTGGAGCTGGTGCCCGCGCTCAACGCGAGCTGGGGGTCGCTACCGGGGTACAAGTGGATCCAGCATGGCTCGAGCATCATCGGCCTCGTTGTGCTGGCGGTGTGGGCTGCGCTCTGGTGGCGACGGACGCCGCCGCGGCCGCTGCGTCGAATGACGGCGGAGTGGATGCCGTGGGCCTGGCTCGCCGCGTTGCCGCTCGCACTCGTCGCGGCGTGGTTCATCGGGCTGGCCGTGTACGGGCCGCTCACGCCGACATTCACAACGGCGCACCTCGCGTACCGTGTGCTGCCTCCGGCCTGCGCGATCTGGGGAGTTCTCACGCTCCTGGCGTGCGGGGCGGTTCAGTTGCGACGTCGAGCGTTCTAG
- the tyrS gene encoding tyrosine--tRNA ligase, translated as MSTPALSALAPANDQTFENVWDELVWRGLVHVSTDQEALRAVLGGDPITYYCGFDPTAPSLHLGNLVQLLLLRRLQLAGHKPLGLVGGSTGLIGDPRPTAERTLNTRETVQEWVEKLRVQVERYLNFEGENAARLVNNLDWTAPLSAIDFLREIGKHYRVGTMLKKDAVSARLNSEAGISYTEFSYQILQGLDYLELFRQYDCVLQTGGSDQWGNLTSGVDLIHRVEGASVHAIGTPLITNSDGTKFGKSEGNAIWLDAEMCSPYRMYQFWLNTDDADVVDRLKVFTFLTRGEIEEYARLVEAEPFRRAAQKRLAAEVVTTVHGLDAATAVAAASEALFGKGDLTTLDPRVLRSALEELPHTEASIETTVVQALVDTELVASLSEARRAIAQGGVSMDGARVEDEGALITGALPGRVSVLRRGKKTLAGVFVTA; from the coding sequence GTGTCAACACCCGCTCTGAGCGCCCTCGCTCCCGCCAACGACCAGACGTTCGAGAACGTCTGGGACGAACTGGTGTGGCGCGGGCTGGTGCATGTCTCCACCGACCAAGAGGCGCTGCGCGCCGTGCTGGGCGGAGACCCGATCACCTATTACTGCGGGTTCGATCCGACCGCGCCCAGCCTGCACCTCGGCAACCTCGTGCAGCTGCTTCTCCTGCGCCGCCTGCAGTTGGCAGGGCACAAGCCGCTCGGGCTCGTCGGCGGCTCGACCGGACTGATCGGCGACCCGCGTCCGACGGCTGAGCGCACCCTGAACACACGCGAGACCGTCCAGGAATGGGTGGAGAAGCTGCGCGTCCAGGTGGAGCGATACCTCAACTTCGAGGGCGAGAACGCCGCGCGCCTGGTGAACAACCTCGACTGGACGGCGCCCTTGTCGGCGATCGATTTCCTGCGCGAGATCGGCAAGCACTACCGCGTCGGCACGATGCTCAAGAAGGACGCGGTCAGCGCCCGGCTGAACTCCGAGGCGGGCATCAGCTACACCGAGTTCAGCTACCAGATCCTTCAGGGGCTCGACTACCTCGAGCTGTTCCGGCAGTACGACTGTGTGCTGCAGACCGGGGGTTCCGATCAATGGGGCAATCTCACCAGCGGCGTGGACCTCATCCATCGGGTGGAGGGGGCGTCGGTGCATGCCATCGGCACGCCGCTGATCACCAACAGCGACGGCACGAAGTTCGGCAAGAGCGAGGGCAATGCGATCTGGCTCGATGCCGAGATGTGCAGCCCGTACCGGATGTACCAGTTCTGGCTGAACACCGATGACGCCGACGTGGTCGACCGGCTGAAAGTCTTCACGTTCCTCACCCGGGGCGAGATCGAGGAGTACGCGCGCCTCGTCGAGGCCGAGCCGTTCCGGCGCGCGGCGCAGAAGCGGCTGGCAGCGGAGGTCGTCACGACCGTGCACGGGCTGGATGCCGCGACCGCCGTGGCGGCGGCCTCCGAGGCACTGTTCGGCAAGGGCGATCTGACCACGCTCGACCCGCGCGTGCTGCGCAGCGCCCTGGAGGAGCTGCCGCACACCGAGGCCTCGATCGAGACCACCGTCGTCCAGGCGCTCGTCGACACCGAGCTCGTCGCGAGCCTGAGCGAAGCGCGGCGCGCCATCGCACAGGGCGGTGTCTCGATGGACGGCGCACGTGTCGAAGACGAGGGGGCACTGATCACCGGAGCCCTTCCCGGGCGGGTGTCGGTGCTGCGACGCGGAAAGAAGACGCTGGCCGGGGTGTTCGTCACGGCCTGA
- a CDS encoding SatD family protein, which translates to MAVAVIVDIVGSRRIADRTSAQRTIDGVLQRLTEDGPPVDVPLHPIVGDEMQGVYPHRDAALLATLLFQLALPDGIECRFGVGLGEAGEIPSASGGISEGTAWWAARAAIEDVEALAASAVASARTQVARWSSDAVSSGAASEDGDDLRVVNAYLLARDHLVAQMSERSRRLTYGRCVGATQRALAAAEGITQSAVSQALASSGANAVVEGFRLLRG; encoded by the coding sequence ATGGCTGTCGCAGTGATCGTGGACATCGTCGGCTCCCGACGCATCGCCGACCGTACTTCGGCGCAGCGAACGATTGACGGTGTTCTGCAGAGGCTCACCGAGGACGGGCCGCCGGTCGACGTGCCGCTGCACCCCATCGTCGGCGATGAGATGCAGGGCGTCTATCCACACCGGGATGCCGCATTGCTGGCGACCCTGCTGTTCCAGCTCGCACTGCCCGACGGTATCGAGTGCCGGTTCGGCGTCGGTCTGGGCGAGGCGGGAGAGATTCCATCCGCGTCCGGAGGTATCTCCGAGGGGACCGCCTGGTGGGCCGCCCGGGCCGCGATCGAAGACGTCGAGGCTCTCGCAGCGAGCGCCGTTGCATCGGCACGCACGCAGGTGGCGCGCTGGTCATCTGACGCGGTCTCGTCCGGTGCCGCGTCAGAAGACGGTGACGATCTGCGAGTGGTCAACGCCTATCTTCTCGCCCGCGATCACCTGGTCGCCCAGATGAGCGAGCGCTCGCGGCGGCTCACCTATGGCCGCTGCGTCGGCGCCACCCAGCGTGCACTCGCCGCAGCCGAAGGGATCACGCAGTCCGCGGTGTCGCAGGCGCTGGCGTCGTCAGGGGCGAATGCCGTGGTGGAGGGCTTTCGGCTGCTGCGGGGCTGA
- the argH gene encoding argininosuccinate lyase: MSEHGTNEGALWGARFASGPSPELAALSKSTHFDWALAPYDIAGSRAHAVALHAAGYLDDTQLSGMRDALDRLEADVASGAFVAADSDEDVHGALERGLIERAGADLGGRLRAGRSRNDQIATLVRLYLLDHAKSVAHGILRLIDAIVSQAEANPETIMPGRTHLQHAQPILLAHHLQAHGWPLVRDLERLRDWAARARVSPYGGGALAGSSLGLDPALVARELGLDRPSENSLDGTAARDVVAEFAFIAAQIGIDLSRFAEDVILWNTREFGFVTLDDGYSTGSSIMPQKKNPDIAELARGKAGRLVGNLTGLLTTLKGLPIAYNRDLQEDKEPVFDSVDTLELLLPAFAGMVATMRFDTERMAQLAPEGFSLATDVADWLVRQGVPFRDAHEISGALVRACEQRGLELQGASNELLAEVSSHLTPAVRDVLTIEGSVGSRDGVGGTAPARVAEQRAELVARAQGAAHTLGL, encoded by the coding sequence ATGAGCGAGCACGGCACGAACGAGGGTGCTCTGTGGGGCGCCCGGTTCGCCTCCGGTCCCTCCCCAGAGCTCGCGGCGCTGAGCAAGTCCACGCACTTCGACTGGGCGCTCGCGCCCTATGACATCGCCGGGTCGCGCGCCCACGCGGTGGCGCTGCACGCCGCAGGCTACCTCGACGACACGCAGCTGAGCGGTATGCGTGACGCCCTCGACCGGCTCGAGGCCGACGTCGCCTCCGGCGCGTTCGTCGCCGCTGACAGCGATGAGGACGTGCACGGCGCACTCGAGCGCGGACTCATCGAACGCGCCGGTGCCGACCTGGGCGGGCGTCTGCGCGCCGGTCGCAGCCGCAACGACCAGATCGCCACCCTCGTGCGGCTGTATCTTCTGGACCATGCGAAGAGCGTGGCCCACGGCATCCTGCGCCTGATCGACGCGATAGTGTCGCAGGCCGAGGCGAATCCCGAGACGATCATGCCGGGACGCACGCATCTGCAGCACGCGCAGCCGATCCTGCTCGCGCATCACCTGCAGGCCCACGGCTGGCCCCTCGTGCGTGACCTGGAGCGCCTGCGCGACTGGGCGGCGCGTGCGCGCGTGAGCCCATACGGTGGGGGAGCGCTCGCCGGCTCCAGCCTGGGGCTCGACCCTGCTCTCGTCGCCCGTGAGCTGGGCCTGGACCGCCCGTCCGAGAACTCGCTCGACGGCACGGCCGCCCGCGACGTGGTCGCGGAGTTCGCGTTCATCGCCGCGCAGATCGGCATCGACCTCTCCCGCTTCGCCGAGGACGTCATCCTCTGGAACACGCGCGAGTTCGGCTTCGTGACCCTCGATGACGGCTACTCGACGGGCTCGAGCATCATGCCGCAGAAGAAGAACCCCGACATCGCGGAGCTCGCGCGTGGCAAAGCCGGCCGCCTCGTCGGCAATCTCACGGGCCTCCTCACCACACTCAAGGGGCTGCCCATCGCGTACAACCGCGACCTGCAGGAAGACAAAGAGCCCGTCTTCGACTCGGTCGACACCCTGGAGCTGCTGCTCCCGGCATTCGCGGGCATGGTCGCCACGATGCGATTCGACACGGAGCGAATGGCGCAGCTGGCGCCCGAGGGATTCTCGCTTGCGACCGACGTCGCCGATTGGCTCGTTCGCCAGGGCGTGCCCTTCCGCGATGCACACGAGATCTCCGGCGCCTTGGTGCGCGCCTGCGAGCAGCGGGGACTCGAGCTGCAGGGCGCCTCGAACGAGCTTCTCGCCGAGGTCTCGTCTCATCTGACCCCGGCCGTGCGCGACGTCCTCACGATCGAAGGCTCCGTCGGCAGTCGCGACGGCGTCGGCGGCACGGCCCCCGCGCGCGTGGCCGAACAGCGTGCCGAGCTGGTGGCACGGGCGCAGGGTGCGGCGCACACGCTGGGTCTGTGA
- the argF gene encoding ornithine carbamoyltransferase, whose product MTRHLLRDDDLTSAEQAEILDLAIELKKDRWANKALSGPQTVAVIFDKSSTRTRVSFAVGIADLGGSPLIISTANSQLGGKETPSDTARVLERQVAAIVWRTYAQAGLEEMARDTRVPVVNALSDDFHPCQLLADLLTIREHKGSLEGLTLAFFGDGTSNMGHSYVLACVTAGMHVRVASPEAYAPREDVVADADRRAAETGGSVTLYTDPNEAAAGADIIVTDTWVSMGKEEEKLERIRDLGGYKVTTELMGLAKDDAIFIHCLPADRGYEVDAEVIDGPQSVVWDEAENRLHAQKAMLVWLLRQNGTSREDAA is encoded by the coding sequence ATGACCCGCCACCTGCTCCGTGACGACGACCTGACCTCGGCCGAACAGGCCGAGATCCTCGATCTCGCGATCGAGCTGAAGAAGGACCGCTGGGCGAACAAGGCGCTGTCGGGTCCGCAGACCGTCGCGGTGATCTTCGACAAGTCGTCGACCCGCACCCGCGTCTCGTTCGCGGTGGGCATCGCTGACCTGGGCGGCTCGCCGCTGATCATCTCCACGGCCAACAGCCAGCTGGGCGGCAAGGAGACGCCGTCTGACACGGCACGGGTGCTCGAGCGCCAGGTGGCCGCGATCGTGTGGCGCACGTACGCGCAGGCCGGGCTCGAAGAGATGGCGCGTGACACCCGCGTTCCCGTCGTCAACGCACTGAGCGACGACTTCCACCCGTGCCAGCTGCTGGCCGATCTGCTCACCATCCGCGAGCACAAGGGGAGTCTTGAGGGCCTCACCCTCGCCTTCTTCGGCGACGGTACATCGAACATGGGGCACTCCTACGTGCTGGCCTGCGTGACCGCCGGCATGCACGTGCGCGTCGCATCCCCCGAGGCCTACGCGCCCCGCGAAGACGTCGTGGCCGACGCCGACCGCCGCGCCGCCGAGACGGGCGGCTCGGTGACGCTGTACACCGACCCCAACGAGGCCGCCGCCGGTGCCGACATCATCGTCACCGACACCTGGGTCTCGATGGGCAAGGAGGAGGAGAAGCTCGAGCGCATCCGCGACCTGGGCGGCTACAAAGTCACCACGGAGCTGATGGGGCTCGCGAAGGACGACGCGATCTTCATCCACTGTCTGCCGGCCGACCGCGGCTACGAGGTCGACGCCGAGGTCATCGACGGCCCGCAGTCGGTCGTGTGGGACGAAGCCGAGAACCGCCTGCACGCGCAGAAGGCCATGCTCGTGTGGCTGCTGCGCCAGAACGGCACCTCGCGGGAGGACGCGGCATGA
- a CDS encoding acetylornithine transaminase, with the protein MTTWQDEASRDLLNLGGRLALLVRGEGSHVWDADGTRYLDFLGGIAVNALGHAHPVFVDAVSRQAATLAHVSNYFATPQQLELAARLKRLAGTGERGHVFFANSGSEANETAIKLARLHAHKTGKRTIVSLNGAFHGRTMGSLSLTPKPLYQDPFQPLLPDVAHIDPTIEALEAGIDDTVAALVVEPVQGEAGVVPLPDGFLKRARELTTAHGALLIVDEVQTGVGRTGEWFAFQREGIVPDAMSLAKGIAAGFPLGALVTFGDHDLFFPGTHNSTFGGNPLATAVGSAVLAEIEDTGLLQNVTDRGAQLRAAVEGLPLVTGTRGAGLLIGMTLSAPVAGEVRDAAQRRGLIVNAPTADVIRIAPAYTIGDAEVDEFTTLFSAALSEVAASDMKDNA; encoded by the coding sequence ATGACCACATGGCAGGATGAAGCCTCCCGCGATCTGCTCAACCTCGGCGGACGGCTCGCGCTGCTCGTCCGCGGCGAGGGCTCGCACGTATGGGACGCCGACGGCACCCGCTACCTCGACTTCCTCGGCGGCATCGCGGTGAACGCACTCGGTCACGCGCACCCGGTGTTCGTCGACGCCGTCTCACGACAGGCCGCGACGCTGGCGCACGTGTCGAACTACTTCGCCACGCCGCAGCAGCTCGAGCTGGCCGCACGCCTCAAGCGCCTGGCGGGCACCGGCGAGCGTGGGCACGTGTTCTTCGCGAACTCCGGATCCGAAGCCAACGAGACTGCGATCAAGCTCGCGCGGCTGCACGCGCACAAGACCGGCAAGCGCACGATCGTGAGCCTGAACGGCGCCTTCCACGGGCGGACAATGGGGTCTCTGTCGCTCACGCCCAAGCCCCTCTACCAGGACCCGTTCCAGCCGCTGCTGCCCGACGTGGCGCACATCGATCCGACGATCGAGGCGCTCGAGGCCGGCATCGACGACACCGTCGCCGCCCTCGTCGTCGAGCCCGTCCAAGGCGAGGCGGGCGTCGTGCCGTTGCCGGACGGCTTCCTCAAACGCGCACGGGAGCTCACGACCGCGCACGGCGCACTGCTCATCGTCGATGAGGTGCAGACCGGCGTCGGGCGCACGGGGGAGTGGTTCGCGTTCCAGCGGGAGGGCATCGTGCCCGATGCTATGAGCCTGGCCAAGGGCATCGCCGCCGGCTTCCCGCTCGGGGCACTGGTGACCTTCGGCGACCATGATCTCTTCTTCCCGGGCACGCACAACTCGACGTTCGGTGGCAATCCGCTGGCCACCGCTGTGGGCAGCGCCGTGCTCGCCGAGATCGAAGACACCGGCCTGCTGCAGAACGTCACCGACCGCGGCGCCCAGCTGCGTGCCGCTGTCGAGGGTCTGCCGCTGGTCACCGGCACTCGCGGTGCGGGTCTGCTGATCGGGATGACCCTGTCGGCGCCCGTCGCCGGCGAGGTGCGGGATGCCGCCCAGCGCCGCGGCCTGATCGTCAATGCGCCGACGGCCGATGTGATCCGCATCGCGCCCGCGTACACGATCGGCGATGCCGAGGTCGATGAATTCACCACCCTGTTCTCCGCCGCTCTCTCCGAGGTCGCGGCATCCGACATGAAGGACAACGCATGA
- the argB gene encoding acetylglutamate kinase, with product MSEIDLQRTDPAKASAKALTLVESLPWLRRFRDQIIVIKYGGNAMVSDELQEAFAADIAYLRYVGVQPVVVHGGGPQISSMLDRLAIPSEFKGGYRVTSTEAISVVRMVLTGQINPQLVAKINAHGPIATGLSGEDAGLFGGRRRGVVIDGVEHDLGRVGDVVQVDPQPILDHLAAGRIPVVSSIAPDLDNPGHSLNVNADAAAAALATALNATKLVVLTDVPGLYADWPNRDSLVSHLTATELREMMPRLESGMIPKMRACLDAVESGVDTAAIIDGRVPHSVLVELFTQHGIGTEVVAQ from the coding sequence ATGAGCGAGATCGACCTGCAGCGCACCGACCCCGCGAAGGCCTCGGCCAAGGCGCTGACCCTCGTCGAGTCGCTTCCGTGGCTTCGGCGCTTCCGCGATCAGATCATCGTGATCAAGTACGGCGGAAACGCTATGGTCTCCGACGAGCTGCAAGAGGCGTTCGCCGCCGACATAGCGTACCTGCGCTACGTCGGCGTGCAGCCGGTGGTGGTGCACGGCGGCGGCCCACAGATCTCGTCGATGCTCGACCGACTTGCGATCCCCAGTGAGTTCAAGGGCGGCTACCGGGTCACCTCGACCGAGGCCATCTCGGTCGTGCGCATGGTGCTGACCGGTCAGATCAACCCGCAGCTGGTCGCGAAGATCAACGCCCACGGACCGATCGCCACCGGGCTGTCGGGCGAAGACGCGGGGCTTTTCGGCGGCCGCCGCCGCGGCGTCGTCATCGACGGTGTCGAGCATGACCTCGGCCGGGTGGGCGACGTCGTGCAGGTCGATCCGCAGCCCATCCTCGACCACCTCGCCGCCGGCCGCATCCCCGTCGTCTCATCGATCGCGCCCGATCTCGACAATCCGGGGCACTCGTTGAACGTGAACGCGGATGCCGCGGCCGCCGCACTCGCTACAGCGCTGAACGCCACGAAGCTCGTGGTCCTCACCGACGTGCCGGGCCTGTACGCCGACTGGCCGAACCGCGACTCGCTCGTCTCGCACCTGACCGCGACCGAGCTGCGCGAGATGATGCCGCGACTGGAATCAGGCATGATCCCCAAGATGCGCGCATGCCTCGACGCGGTCGAGTCCGGCGTCGACACGGCGGCCATCATCGACGGACGCGTGCCGCACTCGGTGCTCGTCGAACTCTTCACCCAGCACGGCATCGGAACGGAGGTGGTCGCGCAATGA
- the argJ gene encoding bifunctional glutamate N-acetyltransferase/amino-acid acetyltransferase ArgJ produces MTVTAAKGFEAAGVAVGLKSTGRPDVAVVVNRGPAKVGAAVFTSNRAKANPILWSEQAVGDGVVEAVVLNSGGANCFTGSFGFQTTHQTAEKAAELLGVSAGDILVCSTGLIGFGDEAFRAKVLDGVTKGVAALSADGGEAAASAIMTTDTVSKTAVRTRSGWTIGGMAKGAGMLAPGLATMLVVITTDAAIDAAQADAALRAATGVSFDRLDSDGCMSTNDQVTLLASGASEVTPDLEAFTAELTDLCQELARKLQGDAEGASHDITIEVRHAASESDAVEVGRSVARNNLFKAAIFGNDPNWGRVLAAIGTTRADFDPYDTDVWMNGVRVCTEGGPDAPRDDVDLTPRATHVVIDLKTGEATATILTNDLTHDYVHENSAYSS; encoded by the coding sequence GTGACCGTCACCGCAGCGAAGGGGTTCGAGGCGGCCGGCGTCGCCGTGGGTCTCAAATCCACCGGCAGACCCGACGTGGCAGTCGTGGTCAACCGCGGCCCCGCCAAGGTCGGGGCGGCCGTCTTCACCAGCAACCGCGCCAAGGCGAATCCGATCCTCTGGTCGGAGCAGGCCGTCGGCGACGGCGTCGTCGAGGCGGTCGTGCTCAACTCGGGCGGAGCGAACTGCTTCACCGGCAGCTTCGGCTTCCAGACCACGCACCAGACCGCCGAGAAGGCGGCGGAGCTGCTCGGGGTGAGCGCGGGCGACATCCTCGTCTGCTCGACCGGGCTCATCGGCTTCGGTGACGAGGCCTTCCGCGCCAAGGTCCTCGACGGCGTCACGAAGGGCGTCGCGGCGCTCTCCGCCGACGGGGGCGAAGCCGCGGCATCCGCCATCATGACCACCGACACCGTGAGCAAGACCGCCGTGCGCACCCGCTCCGGGTGGACGATCGGCGGCATGGCGAAGGGAGCCGGGATGCTGGCGCCGGGCCTTGCCACGATGCTCGTCGTCATCACGACCGACGCGGCGATCGACGCCGCGCAGGCCGACGCCGCGCTGCGGGCAGCCACCGGGGTGAGCTTCGACCGGCTCGACTCCGACGGCTGCATGTCGACCAACGACCAGGTGACCCTGCTGGCATCGGGCGCCTCCGAGGTGACGCCCGATCTCGAGGCGTTCACCGCCGAGCTCACCGACCTCTGTCAAGAGCTCGCCCGCAAGCTGCAGGGCGATGCCGAGGGCGCCAGCCACGACATCACGATCGAGGTGCGGCACGCGGCATCCGAGTCCGACGCCGTCGAGGTGGGCCGCTCGGTGGCCCGCAACAACCTGTTCAAGGCGGCGATCTTCGGCAACGACCCGAACTGGGGTCGCGTGCTGGCGGCCATCGGTACCACTCGGGCCGATTTCGACCCCTACGACACCGACGTGTGGATGAACGGGGTCCGGGTGTGCACCGAGGGCGGGCCGGACGCGCCCCGTGACGACGTCGACCTGACACCGCGTGCCACCCACGTGGTCATCGATCTGAAGACCGGCGAGGCCACCGCGACGATCCTCACGAACGACCTCACGCACGACTACGTCCACGAGAACAGCGCGTACTCCTCATGA